One genomic window of Dermacentor andersoni chromosome 8, qqDerAnde1_hic_scaffold, whole genome shotgun sequence includes the following:
- the LOC129383405 gene encoding uncharacterized protein yields MPSSTVAASSEEPGTRNEEPGTRTEEPGTRSEEPQEIEEAPTSTAYTTKRASDAYPLLCTYGTETNGSTLFPDDGLCDLIFYDSAYKHDRNLPTLPASLSESMNAVLSASLGYRTTEIGIAFAYDHMATLLKDMKADRFLEAFWDRHAYHFGIVDMPAFGVEYKDIIQVFVVLKVRELSALAQKNPNANEPPYIVLGAVPLKHADDYASQMRAVYSPTLFISQGHFAFGDSKVPDCRVYPPTILTKPLASQGYLYDLVREQCGTFAVRRFERSSVSGIPVHALAFAVKPGYRTFAVTSREN; encoded by the exons ATGCCCTCTTCCACCGTCGCCGCGTCTTCCGAGGAACCAGGAACCAGGAACGAGGAACCAGGAACCAGGACCGAGGAACCAGGAACCAGGAGTGAGGAACCACAAGAGATCGAGGAGGCACCGACCAGTACAGCGTATACAACAA AGAGGGCCTCGGACGCCTACCCGCTGCTCTGTACGTACGGCACCGAAACGAACGGGTCCACCCTGTTTCCCGACGACGGcctgtgcgacttgatattctaCGACTCGGCCTACAAGCACGACCGGAACCTTCCGACCTTACCAGCCAGCCTCAGCGAAAGCATGAACGCTGTCCTGTCCGCTTCCTTAGGCTACAGGACGACAGAGATCGGGATTGCCTTCGCGTACGA TCACATGGCCACGCTGCTTAAGGACATGAAAGCAGACAGGTTTCTCGAAGCGTTCTGGGACCGGCACGCCTACCACTTCGGCATCGTCGATATGCCGGCTTTTGGCGTCGAATACAAGGACATCATCCAGGTGTTCGTCGTGCTTAAGGTCAGA GAGCTGAGCGCCTTGGCTCAGAAGAATCCCAATGCCAACGAACCGCCTTACATCGTTCTAGGAGCCGTGCCCCTGAAGCATGCCGATGACTACGCTTCACAAATGAG GGCCGTGTACTCGCCCACTTTGTTCATATCTCAGGGCCACTTCGCCTTCGGCGACAGCAAGGTTCCCGACTGCAGGGTTTACCCGCCCACGATTCTGACGAAGCCCCTCGCTTCGCAGGGATACCTGTACGACCTGGTGCGTGAGCAATGCGGCACTTTTGCTGTGCGAAGATTTGAGAGATCTAGCGTGTCCGGTATACCGGTACACGCACTGGCGTTCGCCGTGAAACCGGGTTACCGGACGTTCGCAGTGACATCTCGGGAGAATTAG